Proteins found in one Streptomyces sp. CB09001 genomic segment:
- the gatA gene encoding Asp-tRNA(Asn)/Glu-tRNA(Gln) amidotransferase subunit GatA — MSDIIKLTAAEIAAKIASGELTAVQVTEAHLARIEAVDEKVHAFLHVDREGALAQARAVDEKRERGEKLGPLAGVPLALKDIFTTEGIPTTVGSKILEGWIPPYDATVTKRLKAADVVILGKTNMDEFAMGSSTENSAYGPTGNPWDLTKIPGGSGGGSSAALAAFQAPLAIGTDTGGSIRQPASVTGTVGVKPTYGGVSRYGMVAFSSSLDQGGPCARTVLDAALLHEAIAGHDPMDSTSIDAPVPAVVEAARNGSVDGMRVGVVKQFRGEGYQAGVVQRFDESVELLKSLGAEIVELDCPSFDLALSAYYLIAPSECSSNLARFDGLRYGARVGDDGTHSAEEVTSLTREAGFGPEVKRRIMLGTYALSSGYYDAYYGSAQKVRTLIKREFERAFEQVDVIVSPTTPTTAFAIGERADDPMAMYLADLCTIPTNLAGNAAMSLPCGLAPEDNLPVGLQIIAPAMKDDRLYKVGAAVEAAFVEKWGHPLIEEAPSL; from the coding sequence ATGAGCGACATCATCAAGCTCACCGCGGCCGAGATCGCCGCGAAGATCGCCTCCGGCGAGCTGACCGCCGTCCAGGTCACCGAGGCCCACCTGGCCCGCATCGAGGCCGTCGACGAGAAGGTGCACGCCTTCCTGCACGTGGACCGCGAGGGCGCGCTGGCCCAGGCCCGCGCCGTCGACGAGAAGCGCGAGCGCGGGGAGAAGCTCGGCCCGCTGGCCGGCGTCCCCCTCGCGCTCAAGGACATCTTCACCACCGAGGGCATCCCCACCACCGTCGGTTCGAAGATCCTCGAGGGCTGGATCCCGCCGTACGACGCGACCGTCACCAAGCGCCTCAAGGCCGCCGACGTCGTCATCCTCGGCAAGACCAACATGGACGAGTTCGCCATGGGCTCCTCCACCGAGAACAGCGCCTACGGCCCGACCGGCAACCCCTGGGACCTCACCAAGATCCCCGGCGGCTCCGGCGGCGGTTCCTCGGCCGCGCTCGCCGCCTTCCAGGCCCCGCTCGCCATCGGCACCGACACCGGCGGCTCCATCCGCCAGCCCGCGTCCGTCACCGGCACGGTCGGCGTCAAGCCGACCTACGGCGGCGTCTCCCGCTACGGCATGGTGGCCTTCTCCTCCTCCCTCGACCAGGGCGGCCCCTGCGCCCGCACGGTCCTGGACGCGGCCCTGCTGCACGAGGCGATCGCCGGGCACGACCCGATGGACTCCACCTCCATCGACGCCCCGGTCCCCGCGGTCGTCGAGGCCGCCCGCAACGGCAGCGTCGACGGCATGCGCGTCGGCGTCGTCAAGCAGTTCCGCGGCGAGGGCTACCAGGCCGGTGTCGTGCAGCGCTTCGACGAGTCCGTCGAGCTGCTGAAGTCGCTGGGCGCCGAGATCGTCGAGCTGGACTGCCCGTCCTTCGACCTCGCGCTCTCCGCGTACTACCTGATCGCCCCGTCCGAGTGCTCCTCCAACCTGGCCCGCTTCGACGGCCTGCGCTACGGCGCCCGCGTCGGCGACGACGGCACGCACTCCGCCGAGGAGGTCACCTCCCTGACCCGCGAGGCCGGCTTCGGCCCCGAGGTCAAGCGCCGCATCATGCTCGGCACGTACGCCCTGTCGAGCGGGTACTACGACGCCTACTACGGCAGCGCCCAGAAGGTCCGCACCCTCATCAAGCGGGAGTTCGAGCGGGCCTTCGAGCAGGTCGACGTGATCGTCTCCCCGACGACCCCGACCACCGCCTTCGCGATCGGCGAGCGCGCCGACGACCCGATGGCGATGTACCTGGCCGACCTGTGCACCATCCCCACCAACCTGGCGGGCAACGCGGCCATGTCGCTGCCCTGCGGCCTCGCGCCCGAGGACAACCTGCCGGTGGGTCTGCAGATCATCGCCCCCGCCATGAAGGACGACCGGCTCTACAAGGTCGGCGCCGCCGTCGAGGCCGCCTTCGTGGAAAAGTGGGGCCACCCGCTGATCGAGGAGGCACCGTCGCTGTGA
- a CDS encoding methionine synthase, whose translation MNDTFAPATGIGSLPGHDAREAARTATGSFEDFPFLPELPARGPGADMVGRTAGMLVELYARVEPSGWRLGDRPGRDTKRARAWLGEDLDALEEFTQGYEGPLKVQAVGPWTLAAALELRGGEAVLSDPGACRDLAASLAEGLRLHLAEIRRRVPGARPVLQLDEPSLTAVLRGQVRSASGYRTHRAVDRQVVEAALREVSGVHDGGPVVVHSCAPDVPFALLRRAGVAGVSFDFALLTERDDDAIGEAVEGGTRLFTGVVPGTDTALSDPAGSVMGVRTLWRRLGLRPELLAESVTVTPACGLAGASPDYARRALAHCVRAARSLADNPE comes from the coding sequence GTGAACGACACCTTCGCCCCCGCCACCGGCATCGGCAGTCTCCCGGGCCACGACGCCCGAGAGGCCGCCAGAACCGCCACCGGCAGCTTCGAGGACTTCCCCTTCCTCCCCGAGCTGCCCGCCCGCGGCCCCGGCGCCGACATGGTCGGCCGCACCGCCGGGATGCTCGTCGAGCTGTACGCGCGCGTGGAGCCCAGCGGCTGGCGACTCGGCGACCGCCCGGGCCGGGACACGAAACGCGCCCGCGCCTGGCTGGGCGAGGACCTCGACGCGCTGGAGGAGTTCACCCAGGGGTACGAGGGCCCGCTCAAGGTCCAGGCCGTCGGCCCGTGGACGCTCGCCGCCGCGCTGGAACTGCGGGGCGGCGAGGCGGTCCTCTCCGACCCCGGCGCCTGCCGCGACCTCGCCGCCTCGCTCGCCGAGGGCCTGCGCCTGCACCTGGCGGAGATCCGGCGCCGCGTCCCGGGAGCCCGCCCCGTCCTCCAGCTCGACGAACCCTCCCTCACCGCCGTGCTGCGCGGCCAGGTGCGCAGCGCCAGCGGCTACCGCACCCACCGCGCCGTCGACCGCCAGGTCGTGGAGGCGGCGCTGCGCGAGGTCTCCGGGGTACACGACGGCGGCCCCGTCGTGGTCCACTCCTGCGCACCGGACGTGCCGTTCGCCCTGCTGCGGCGGGCCGGCGTCGCGGGCGTCTCCTTCGACTTCGCGCTCCTCACCGAGCGTGACGACGACGCGATCGGCGAGGCCGTCGAGGGCGGCACCCGGCTCTTCACCGGTGTCGTGCCGGGCACGGACACCGCATTGTCGGACCCTGCCGGTAGCGTCATGGGTGTCAGAACGCTGTGGCGCAGGCTGGGGCTGCGTCCGGAGCTGCTCGCGGAGTCGGTCACGGTCACTCCGGCGTGCGGACTCGCGGGTGCCTCCCCGGACTACGCCCGGCGCGCGCTCGCCCACTGCGTCCGGGCGGCAAGATCTCTCGCGGACAACCCAGAGTAA
- a CDS encoding SDR family oxidoreductase translates to MATHVITGAGSGIGAAVARRLHERGDEVVLHARDAGRAKELAAALPGARTLVGDLADPGKLSWALSHQSLPDRVDSLLHIAGVVDLGPVGDLTPKTWINQLNVNLVAPAELTRLLLPQLRVAQGHVLFVNSGSGLNAHAGWAAYGASKHGLKALADALRQEEHANGVRVTSVYPGRTASPMQAKVHQQEGKEYDPAKWIDPESVATTILMALDLPRDAEVNDLTVRPGR, encoded by the coding sequence ATGGCTACACATGTGATCACCGGAGCGGGCTCCGGCATCGGCGCGGCCGTCGCCCGCCGCCTGCACGAACGCGGTGACGAGGTCGTGCTGCACGCGCGCGACGCGGGCCGCGCCAAGGAACTGGCCGCCGCGCTTCCCGGCGCGAGGACCCTGGTCGGGGACCTCGCCGACCCGGGCAAGCTGTCCTGGGCCCTCTCCCACCAGAGCCTGCCCGACCGGGTGGACTCGCTGCTGCACATCGCGGGGGTCGTCGACCTCGGCCCGGTCGGCGACCTCACCCCGAAGACCTGGATCAACCAGCTCAACGTCAACCTCGTCGCCCCCGCAGAGCTGACCCGCCTGCTGCTGCCCCAGCTCCGCGTCGCCCAGGGCCACGTGCTCTTCGTCAACTCCGGCTCCGGGCTCAACGCCCACGCCGGCTGGGCCGCGTACGGCGCCTCCAAGCACGGCCTGAAGGCCCTCGCCGACGCCCTGCGCCAGGAGGAGCACGCGAACGGAGTCCGGGTCACCTCGGTCTACCCCGGCCGCACCGCCAGCCCCATGCAGGCCAAGGTCCACCAGCAGGAGGGCAAGGAGTACGACCCCGCGAAGTGGATCGACCCCGAGTCCGTCGCCACCACGATCCTGATGGCCCTGGACCTTCCGAGGGACGCGGAGGTCAACGACCTGACGGTACGCCCGGGACGGTGA
- the ligA gene encoding NAD-dependent DNA ligase LigA, translating into MAGDKQGDKQAETTSVPAEARERHARLAEQIEEHRFRYYVNDAPVVSDAEFDRLLRTLEELEERHPELRTPESPTQKVAGAYATEFTAVQHPTRMLSLDNTFNDDELAAWFDRIARELGEQEYHFLCELKVDGLAVNLTYERGRLVRAATRGDGRTGEDITPNVRTIAEIPERLAGDKVPDLVEIRGEVYFPMEKFQELNARLNEAGDKPFANARNAAAGSLRQKDPRVTASRPLHMVVHGIGILEGYSGLTRLSQAYDLLKTWGLPTSPHNRVVDGLDGVRDFIAYYGENRHSVAHEIDGVVVKLDEIRLQGRLGSTARAPRWAIAYKYAPEEVNTKLVDIKVGVGRTGRVTPYAQVEPVTVAGSEVEFATLHNQEVVKAKGVLIGDTVVLRKAGDVIPEILGPVADLRDGSERDFVMPAECPECGTPLKAMKEGDIDLRCPNARACPAQLRERVAYLAGRECLDIEHFGGVVAAALTGPLEPSEPPLVDEGDLFDLTVDKLLPIKAYVLDPDSGLPKRDPKTGEEKIATVFANKEGEPKKNTLALLQHIEEAKTRPLARFINGLSIRYVGPVAAQALAREFRSIDRIEQATEEELASTDGVGGTIATAVKEWFAVDWHREIVRKWKAAGVPLEDRSTGEDEGPRPLEGLTVVVTGTLENYTRDGAKDALQSRGAKVTGSVSKKTSFVVVGDNPGSKYDKAMQLKVPVLNEDGFAVLLEQGPEAAAGVALSAEE; encoded by the coding sequence GTGGCCGGCGACAAGCAGGGCGACAAGCAGGCGGAGACGACGAGCGTGCCCGCCGAGGCGCGGGAGCGGCACGCGCGGCTCGCCGAGCAGATCGAGGAGCACCGCTTCCGGTACTACGTGAACGACGCGCCGGTCGTCAGCGACGCGGAGTTCGACCGGCTGCTGCGCACCCTGGAGGAGCTGGAGGAGCGGCACCCGGAGCTGCGCACCCCCGAGTCCCCGACCCAGAAGGTCGCCGGCGCCTACGCGACCGAGTTCACGGCCGTGCAGCACCCCACCCGGATGCTCTCCCTGGACAACACCTTCAACGACGACGAGCTGGCCGCCTGGTTCGACCGCATCGCCCGGGAGCTGGGCGAGCAGGAGTACCACTTCCTGTGCGAGCTGAAGGTCGACGGACTCGCCGTCAACCTCACCTACGAGCGCGGCCGCCTCGTCCGCGCCGCCACCCGCGGCGACGGCCGCACCGGCGAGGACATCACGCCCAACGTCCGCACCATCGCCGAGATCCCCGAGCGCCTGGCGGGCGACAAGGTCCCCGACCTGGTGGAGATCCGGGGCGAGGTCTACTTCCCGATGGAGAAGTTCCAGGAGCTCAACGCCCGGTTGAACGAGGCGGGGGACAAGCCCTTCGCCAACGCGCGCAACGCGGCGGCCGGTTCGCTGCGCCAGAAGGATCCGCGCGTCACCGCCTCCCGCCCGCTGCACATGGTGGTCCACGGCATCGGCATCCTGGAGGGCTACTCGGGCCTGACCCGCCTCTCCCAGGCGTACGACCTGCTGAAGACCTGGGGCCTGCCCACCTCCCCGCACAACCGGGTGGTCGACGGCCTGGACGGCGTACGGGACTTCATCGCGTACTACGGCGAGAACCGGCACTCCGTCGCCCACGAGATCGACGGTGTCGTCGTCAAGCTCGACGAGATCCGCCTCCAGGGCCGGCTCGGGTCCACCGCCCGCGCGCCCCGCTGGGCCATCGCCTACAAGTACGCGCCGGAGGAGGTCAACACCAAGCTCGTCGACATCAAGGTGGGCGTCGGCCGCACCGGCCGTGTCACGCCGTACGCGCAGGTCGAGCCGGTCACGGTGGCGGGCAGCGAGGTGGAGTTCGCCACCCTGCACAACCAGGAGGTCGTCAAGGCCAAGGGCGTGCTCATCGGCGACACCGTGGTGCTGCGCAAGGCCGGTGACGTGATCCCGGAGATCCTCGGACCGGTCGCCGACCTCAGGGACGGCAGCGAGCGGGACTTCGTGATGCCGGCCGAGTGCCCCGAGTGCGGTACGCCGCTGAAGGCGATGAAGGAGGGCGACATCGACCTCCGCTGCCCCAACGCCCGCGCCTGCCCGGCCCAGTTGCGTGAGCGGGTCGCCTACCTCGCCGGCCGGGAGTGCCTGGACATCGAGCACTTCGGCGGGGTGGTGGCCGCCGCGCTGACCGGGCCGCTGGAGCCGTCCGAGCCGCCGCTGGTGGACGAGGGCGACCTCTTCGACCTCACCGTCGACAAGCTGCTGCCCATCAAGGCGTACGTCCTCGACCCGGACAGCGGGCTGCCCAAGCGCGACCCCAAGACCGGCGAGGAGAAGATCGCCACGGTCTTCGCCAACAAGGAGGGCGAGCCGAAGAAGAACACCCTCGCGCTGCTCCAGCACATCGAGGAGGCCAAGACCCGCCCGCTGGCCCGCTTCATCAACGGCCTCTCCATCCGGTACGTCGGGCCGGTCGCCGCCCAGGCCCTCGCCCGCGAGTTCCGCTCCATCGACCGCATCGAGCAGGCCACCGAGGAGGAGCTGGCGAGCACGGACGGGGTGGGCGGCACCATCGCCACCGCCGTCAAGGAGTGGTTCGCCGTGGACTGGCACCGCGAGATCGTCCGCAAGTGGAAGGCGGCCGGCGTCCCGCTGGAGGACCGGTCGACGGGGGAGGACGAAGGGCCGCGCCCGCTCGAAGGACTCACCGTCGTCGTCACCGGCACCCTGGAGAACTACACCCGGGACGGCGCCAAGGACGCCCTGCAGAGCCGTGGCGCGAAAGTGACCGGATCGGTGTCCAAGAAGACGTCGTTCGTCGTGGTCGGTGACAACCCCGGTTCGAAGTACGACAAGGCGATGCAGCTGAAAGTGCCGGTTCTGAACGAGGACGGTTTCGCCGTTCTGCTCGAACAAGGACCCGAAGCGGCGGCGGGCGTCGCGCTTTCGGCTGAGGAATAG
- a CDS encoding alpha/beta hydrolase: protein MEMTTVSRDGTRIAYERSGRGPAVVLVSGAMSTGATTAPLAAELSGRFDVTVYDRRGRGESGDTAPYAVEREIEDLAALIEALGGEVSLYGMSSGGALVLRAAASGLPVRRVAVYEVPYAMDDAAVRAGAEYTERLGEALGQGRRGDAVELFLRHTGLGEEMIRGARQSPMWAGMESVAPSLAYDDAVLGDGRVPRSEIAAISCPLLVLAGGASDAWWHEAARAVAEAAPEGTYATVDRQTHMVEPGVLAPVLAEFLAG, encoded by the coding sequence ATGGAGATGACGACTGTTTCGCGTGACGGCACCCGCATCGCCTACGAACGCTCCGGGCGGGGACCGGCGGTCGTGCTCGTCAGCGGCGCGATGTCGACGGGGGCCACGACGGCGCCCCTGGCCGCCGAGCTGTCGGGTCGCTTCGACGTCACCGTGTACGACCGCCGGGGGCGGGGCGAGAGCGGCGACACGGCGCCCTACGCGGTGGAACGCGAGATCGAGGACCTGGCGGCGCTGATCGAGGCACTGGGCGGCGAGGTCTCGCTGTACGGCATGTCGTCGGGCGGTGCGCTGGTGCTCCGGGCGGCGGCGAGCGGTCTGCCGGTGCGCCGGGTCGCCGTGTACGAGGTGCCGTACGCCATGGACGACGCGGCGGTGCGGGCCGGGGCCGAGTACACCGAGCGGCTGGGCGAGGCCCTCGGGCAGGGCAGGCGCGGGGACGCCGTGGAGCTGTTCCTGCGCCATACCGGGCTGGGCGAGGAGATGATCCGGGGTGCCCGGCAGTCCCCCATGTGGGCGGGGATGGAGTCGGTGGCGCCGAGCCTTGCCTACGACGACGCCGTGCTGGGCGACGGCCGGGTGCCCCGCTCCGAGATCGCGGCGATCAGCTGCCCCCTGCTGGTCCTCGCGGGCGGTGCCAGCGACGCGTGGTGGCACGAGGCCGCCCGCGCCGTCGCGGAGGCGGCTCCGGAGGGCACCTACGCCACCGTGGACCGGCAGACCCACATGGTGGAGCCGGGCGTACTGGCGCCGGTGCTGGCGGAGTTCCTCGCCGGATGA
- a CDS encoding TIGR00730 family Rossman fold protein — protein MNICVFLSAADLDERYTRPAKEFAELLGKGGHTLVWGGSDVGLMKVVADGVQESGGRLLGVSVDFLAAKAREGADEMVIAKDLAERKRLLLEKADAVVIMVGGTGTLDEATEILELKKHGHTDKPVVLLNTTGFYDGLKEQFRRMEDEGFLPRPLTELVFFAEEPVGALAYLEESRGIE, from the coding sequence ATGAACATCTGCGTCTTCCTCTCCGCCGCCGACCTCGACGAGCGCTACACGCGCCCCGCCAAGGAGTTCGCCGAACTGCTCGGCAAGGGCGGGCACACGCTCGTCTGGGGCGGCTCCGACGTCGGTCTGATGAAGGTGGTCGCCGACGGCGTGCAGGAGTCCGGCGGACGACTGCTCGGGGTCTCGGTGGACTTCCTGGCGGCCAAGGCCCGCGAGGGCGCCGACGAGATGGTGATCGCGAAGGACCTGGCCGAGCGCAAGCGGCTGCTGCTGGAGAAGGCCGACGCCGTCGTCATCATGGTGGGCGGCACCGGCACGCTCGACGAGGCCACCGAGATCCTGGAGCTGAAGAAGCACGGGCACACCGACAAGCCGGTCGTCCTGCTCAACACCACCGGCTTCTACGACGGCCTCAAGGAGCAGTTCCGCCGCATGGAGGACGAGGGCTTCCTGCCCCGTCCCCTCACCGAGCTGGTCTTCTTCGCCGAGGAGCCGGTCGGCGCGCTCGCCTACCTGGAGGAGAGCCGGGGCATCGAGTAG
- the rmdB gene encoding cyclic Di-GMP phosphodiesterase RmdB has protein sequence MEPTESAAAGSRLSLRRMVGAWHVSRWLGQRDGGVPPSATGTRVPQAVGHHHGHPHGHPQGPADPDGERHLSWPALPAAVVTIAAFVLGAGFYRAFSDGHALFPSGTVGWSLAVLAGIVVGHLVMLGRSRWWGGTGSGAALTLAVLLLYGWVPAGMVSLTVVVLVGIARRGRWRQGVLHGAVDILGIAAGALLLGVCGSVPSVEHPWDPATWGVYAAPKVVLVAVAYLAVTRALLWYLQTPRPGLPTVARTALVRQGLVAVALLGIAPLVCVVAVAKPLLLPLFAIPLIALDSTLWIARARAEEQLRDPLTGLPNRQWLLERTWTALDDAERIGARAALMLIDLDRFRSVNDTLGHLAGDRLLLQTADRLRQALPRGAEAARLGGDEFAVLLPVADSTTSATRMARGLVAELSSPMDLDGLTLVLEASAGVAVFPDHALDAEGLLRRADVAMYQAKRDRTGVEVYESKRDSNTPDRLGLLGDLRRALDAHEVQLHYQPKVRFDGQVAGLEALVRWVHPERGKVPPDEFIAIAESSGLMPHLTEYVLETALGQVARWRAQGLFVPVAVNVSPRDVHTPGFAGSVAARLARHGVPAGALQLEITEHVLLEDPQRAADTLNALTGHGVKMSLDDFGTGYSSLVHLRRLPVSELKIDRSFVARLAIDNEDAEIVRCTVDLAHSLGLLVVAEGVEDDETWERLRDLGCDAVQGWLVAAAMPPEETTAWLLARGSRGWVRTAAALPAAASDE, from the coding sequence ATGGAACCGACCGAGAGCGCCGCCGCGGGCTCACGGCTGAGCCTGCGTCGCATGGTGGGCGCGTGGCACGTGAGCCGGTGGCTCGGGCAACGCGATGGTGGCGTCCCGCCTTCCGCGACGGGCACCCGCGTGCCGCAGGCCGTCGGCCACCACCATGGCCACCCGCACGGACACCCCCAGGGTCCCGCCGATCCGGACGGCGAACGGCACCTGTCCTGGCCCGCGTTGCCCGCTGCGGTCGTCACGATCGCCGCCTTCGTCCTGGGCGCCGGTTTCTACCGGGCGTTCAGCGACGGACACGCCCTCTTCCCGTCCGGCACCGTCGGCTGGTCCCTGGCCGTGCTGGCCGGCATCGTCGTCGGCCACCTGGTCATGCTGGGCCGCTCCCGCTGGTGGGGCGGCACCGGCTCGGGCGCCGCCCTCACCCTCGCCGTCCTGCTGCTGTACGGCTGGGTCCCGGCCGGCATGGTCAGCCTCACCGTCGTCGTCCTGGTCGGCATAGCCCGCCGGGGCCGCTGGCGGCAGGGCGTCCTGCACGGCGCGGTGGACATCCTCGGCATCGCCGCGGGTGCCCTGCTCCTCGGCGTCTGCGGCTCCGTACCCTCCGTGGAACACCCCTGGGACCCGGCCACGTGGGGGGTGTACGCGGCCCCCAAGGTGGTGCTCGTGGCCGTCGCCTACCTCGCCGTCACCCGCGCCCTGCTGTGGTATCTCCAGACCCCGCGCCCCGGTCTGCCCACCGTCGCCCGCACCGCCCTGGTCAGACAGGGCCTGGTCGCGGTCGCGCTGCTCGGCATCGCCCCGCTGGTCTGCGTCGTCGCCGTCGCCAAACCGCTGCTGCTGCCGCTGTTCGCCATCCCGCTCATCGCCCTCGACTCCACGCTGTGGATCGCCCGCGCCCGCGCCGAGGAGCAGTTGCGCGACCCGCTCACCGGCCTGCCCAACCGGCAGTGGCTCCTGGAGCGCACCTGGACCGCACTGGACGACGCCGAGCGCATCGGCGCCCGCGCCGCCCTGATGCTGATCGACCTCGACCGTTTCCGGTCGGTCAACGACACGCTCGGGCACCTCGCCGGCGACCGGCTGCTGCTGCAGACCGCCGACCGGCTGCGGCAGGCCCTGCCGCGCGGGGCGGAGGCCGCCCGGCTCGGCGGTGACGAGTTCGCCGTCTTACTGCCCGTCGCCGACTCCACCACGTCGGCGACCCGGATGGCCCGGGGCCTGGTGGCCGAGCTGAGTTCCCCGATGGACCTGGACGGGCTCACCCTGGTCCTGGAGGCCAGCGCGGGCGTCGCCGTCTTCCCCGACCACGCGCTGGACGCCGAGGGACTGCTGCGCCGCGCCGACGTGGCGATGTACCAGGCGAAGCGGGACCGCACCGGCGTGGAGGTCTACGAGTCCAAACGGGACTCCAACACCCCGGACCGGCTCGGCCTCCTCGGCGACCTGCGTCGGGCCCTGGACGCCCACGAGGTCCAGCTGCACTACCAGCCCAAGGTCCGCTTCGACGGGCAGGTGGCGGGCCTGGAGGCCCTGGTGCGCTGGGTGCATCCCGAGCGGGGCAAGGTGCCGCCGGACGAGTTCATAGCCATCGCCGAGTCCTCCGGGCTGATGCCCCACCTCACCGAGTACGTACTGGAGACGGCGCTGGGCCAGGTCGCCCGGTGGCGCGCCCAGGGGCTGTTCGTGCCGGTCGCGGTCAACGTCTCCCCGCGCGACGTCCACACCCCCGGCTTCGCGGGCTCGGTGGCCGCCCGGCTGGCCCGGCACGGAGTCCCCGCGGGAGCGCTCCAACTCGAGATCACGGAGCACGTCCTCCTGGAGGACCCGCAGCGCGCGGCCGACACCCTCAACGCGCTGACCGGACACGGCGTCAAGATGTCCCTGGACGACTTCGGCACCGGCTACTCCTCCCTCGTCCACCTGCGCAGGCTGCCCGTCAGCGAGCTGAAGATCGACCGCTCGTTCGTGGCCCGGCTGGCCATCGACAACGAGGACGCCGAGATCGTGCGCTGCACCGTCGACCTCGCCCACTCGCTCGGCCTGCTCGTCGTCGCCGAGGGCGTGGAGGACGACGAGACCTGGGAGCGCCTGCGGGACCTCGGCTGCGACGCCGTACAGGGCTGGCTGGTCGCGGCCGCGATGCCCCCGGAGGAGACCACCGCCTGGCTGCTCGCCCGCGGCTCCCGAGGCTGGGTCCGGACCGCCGCCGCCCTGCCCGCGGCGGCGAGCGACGAGTGA
- the mnmA gene encoding tRNA 2-thiouridine(34) synthase MnmA has product MTETPQRTRPLRVLAAMSGGVDSAVAAARAAEAGHDVTGVHLALSANPQSFRTGARGCCTLEDSRDARRAADVIGIPFYVWDLADRFREDVVEDFVAEYEAGRTPNPCLRCNEKIKFAALLDKALALGFDAVCTGHYAQVIRREDGVRELHRASDMAKDQSYVLGVLDDRQLAHAMFPLGDTVTTKDEIRAEAERRGLAVAKKPDSHDICFIADGDTQGFLADRLGRAEGDIVDEAGNRLGTHEGAYGYTIGQRKGLRIGTPAPDGKPRYVLDISPVNNTVTVGPAQALDVDALRAIKPRWCGAAPTGPGTYTAQLRAHGGETEVRAELADGTLEVTFTEPVRGVAPGQAIVLYDGTRVVGSATIASTTRATAGVA; this is encoded by the coding sequence ATGACTGAGACCCCGCAGCGCACCCGTCCCCTCCGTGTCCTCGCCGCCATGTCGGGCGGAGTCGACTCCGCCGTAGCCGCCGCCCGCGCGGCCGAGGCGGGGCACGACGTGACCGGCGTCCATCTGGCGCTCTCCGCCAACCCGCAGTCCTTCCGCACGGGCGCCCGGGGCTGTTGCACCCTCGAGGACTCGCGGGACGCCCGCCGCGCCGCCGACGTCATCGGCATCCCGTTCTACGTGTGGGACCTCGCCGACCGCTTCCGGGAGGACGTGGTCGAGGACTTCGTCGCCGAGTACGAGGCAGGCCGCACTCCCAACCCGTGCCTGCGCTGCAACGAGAAGATCAAGTTCGCGGCCCTCCTCGACAAGGCCCTCGCGCTCGGCTTCGACGCCGTCTGCACCGGCCACTACGCCCAGGTGATCCGGCGCGAGGACGGCGTCCGCGAGCTGCACCGCGCCTCCGACATGGCCAAGGACCAGAGCTACGTCCTCGGCGTGCTCGACGACCGGCAGCTCGCCCACGCCATGTTCCCGCTCGGCGACACGGTCACCACCAAGGACGAGATCCGCGCGGAGGCCGAGCGCCGGGGCCTCGCGGTGGCCAAGAAGCCCGACTCGCACGACATCTGCTTCATCGCCGACGGCGACACCCAGGGCTTCCTGGCCGACCGGCTGGGCAGGGCCGAGGGCGACATCGTCGACGAGGCGGGCAACCGGCTCGGCACCCACGAGGGCGCCTACGGCTACACCATCGGCCAGCGCAAGGGCCTCAGAATCGGCACCCCGGCCCCCGACGGCAAGCCGCGCTACGTCCTGGACATCTCCCCGGTGAACAACACCGTGACGGTCGGCCCGGCCCAGGCCCTCGACGTCGACGCCCTCCGCGCGATCAAGCCCCGCTGGTGCGGCGCCGCCCCCACCGGCCCCGGCACCTACACCGCCCAGCTCCGCGCCCACGGCGGCGAGACCGAGGTACGGGCCGAACTGGCCGACGGCACCCTGGAGGTGACCTTCACCGAGCCGGTCCGCGGCGTCGCCCCCGGCCAGGCGATCGTGCTGTACGACGGCACCCGCGTGGTGGGCTCGGCGACCATCGCGTCGACGACACGGGCGACGGCCGGCGTGGCCTGA
- a CDS encoding DUF427 domain-containing protein, with product MTKGHRITVEPSDRNVRVVHGEQVLAESDGALVLRETGLPERYYIPPRDVRLDLLAPSDTQTHCPFKGDASYWSLPDAADLVWAYPDPKPEVAEIKDHLCFYEVEVS from the coding sequence GTGACCAAGGGACACCGCATCACCGTCGAACCGAGTGACCGGAACGTGCGCGTGGTGCACGGCGAGCAGGTGCTGGCGGAGAGCGACGGGGCGTTGGTACTGCGGGAGACGGGCCTGCCCGAGCGGTACTACATCCCGCCCCGGGACGTGCGCCTCGACCTGCTGGCCCCCTCCGACACGCAGACCCACTGCCCCTTCAAGGGCGACGCGTCCTACTGGTCGCTGCCGGACGCGGCGGATCTGGTCTGGGCGTACCCGGACCCGAAGCCGGAGGTCGCGGAGATCAAGGACCACCTCTGTTTCTACGAAGTCGAGGTGTCCTGA
- the gatC gene encoding Asp-tRNA(Asn)/Glu-tRNA(Gln) amidotransferase subunit GatC, translated as MPGITREEVAHLARLARLELKPEELEHFAGQLDDIIGAVARVSEVADQDVPPTSHPLPLTNVMRPDEVRPSLTPEQALSGAPAQEQQRFKVPQILGEE; from the coding sequence ATGCCTGGCATCACGCGCGAGGAGGTCGCCCACCTCGCCCGGCTGGCGCGTCTGGAGCTGAAGCCCGAAGAGCTCGAGCACTTCGCGGGACAGCTGGACGACATCATCGGCGCGGTCGCCCGCGTCAGCGAGGTCGCCGACCAAGACGTACCGCCGACCTCGCACCCGCTCCCGCTGACGAACGTCATGCGGCCGGACGAGGTCCGTCCGTCGCTCACGCCCGAGCAGGCGCTCTCCGGCGCCCCGGCCCAGGAGCAGCAGCGTTTCAAGGTGCCGCAGATCCTGGGGGAGGAGTAA